The window AAACAATAGGTTTTTGGTCTTTTCTGTTTAGAACAAGGTTTTTTTGAGTCATTATACTTCTTTTTCGATAAAATCTATTTCTGAATTAAATATGTCTAAAATTAAATTTTTAAGTTGAATTTCAAATTCTTTTAAGGTCTCTTCGGTAATGAGCGTGTCTTTGTTTTTACTATGTGAGCTTTCTTTTTTTGTGAATTTAATAAACCCTTCACTTAAATTTTTAAATGAAATTATTCCAGCTTCTAAGGGAAGGTTAGTCAAGTTTTTTTTATGTAGCATATAAGCATACATTAAAACTTGAAAAGATTTACTGTATTTGTCATAATCTGTTATTAGTTTGTCCCATTCTATTACGGATACCTTGCTTTGATCAACTTTCCCTGTTTTATAATCTATTATTCGTGTAACGCCATTAAATTCATCAATTCTATCTACAGTTCCTCTTAATTGAATCGGAAAGTCTAATCCGTCAATTTGTACAGAGATATTTTCTGTTTTTGCTTCTAATGAGATTATCTTTATAGCATTACCTTTTTTAAGCGTATCGATTTCAAGATTCAAAAAATTAAGGACATAGCGTTTCGCTATTTCAAAAACAATTAAGTTTTTTCCTTTGGTCATATCGCCTTCTTTGTATTCTTCTTTAAAATACTTGGTTATATTACTATCAATGTTTGGTATTAAAGCTTTTACCTTTTCTACTGTTAGCAATTGATTTATAAAGGGCAGGTATAACGCTTCTAGAGTATTGTGTACGACAGTTCCTAGTGTATTGGCAGCGATAGTTTCTTCTACTTCTTCAAGGTCAGAAATGCCTAATAATTTTTGGTAATAAAAATCAATTGGGTTTCTTACATAACTTGTTAGTGATGAAGGTGAAAATCCTTTTCTAGCAATTTCTTTTAGTTGAGAAATAACTAACTCCGTTTTAGGTATTATTGCTAATTCCTTTTGGTAATTTGGAACTTTGGGGGTTAATATTTTATGATTTATTTGATGAATATTTTCCAATTCTAACTGATTAATAAATCGACTTTTTTCTCCTCCGACTAAGGTGTCTATTTCTGTGTTATAAAGTATGTAAACTTTTTTTGCGCGTTGTAGTAAATGATAAAAGTGGTAGGTGTATACCGCGTCTTTTTCTTTATACGTAGGCAATTTGTTTTCTAACTTAACATCAAAAGGGATAAATGAATTATTGGTTTTTCCGGATGGTAAAATACCTTCATTGACATTGGATATTATTACCGTTTCAAAATCTAAAACTCGGGACTCTAGCATTCCCATAATTTGAAGTCCCTGTAGTGGCTCTCCTTGAAAGTCTAGTGTTTCAGAGCTTAATAATTCTTTATAAATACTGTATAGTCCTTTTATGTCTTTTATGTGCTTGTAGGTTTCGTTTAGTCTAAGAACCTCGTTAAATAGGATGTTGAAGCGGTATAGGTACTCTAATCCTAATTGATTTTCTTGCTTGTCTACCGACAAGTGCTCCTTTATTGTTTTAATTATCGTAAAGCAACTATTTAAACCTGTGTTAGGGTTGTTGCTCCAATTACTAAATAGTAGTGTTATAAGCTCTGATTCTTCTACGCAAATTGATTTTAATTGAGTTACTGTAAGATAGACTAAATTGTTTTTATTTATTACTTCTATTAAATTTACGGCATTACTGTTTTTAAATAAGGGCTGTATGTATTGATGTGATAAAATGCTTATAACATCTTTATAGTAAAATGTCGTACTATTTTTTTTCTGTAGCGTGAATAGATGCTCAAATAGAGAGGCTAATGGTATCGTTTTTAATGGAAATCCCATCGTAATATTTAAGGTGTCAACAGAATTTGGTATTGAGTTTAATACGGGTATTAGTAAATTTTCATCGCCTAATACTATTGCTGTGTTTTTGAGGGAAGCATCGTGTGTTGATAAGTCTTCTAAAATAGAACCAATAGCTTTGGCTTGACCAATGTTTTTGGGCACACCAAATACAGATATGTTTTTTTGGTCTGTATAATTGTTATTTGTCCAGTTAAATGGGTTAGTTTTAAAATGTTTCCAGGATTTTTTATGCTGACGTAAAAAGAGGCCAGCATCATGAATGGGATTATCTACAAATGTTTTATCGGTATCCCAATACACCGAAGCTAGGTTGTTTTGTAGTAATTCTTGAATGATACTTTCTTCAGCTTCGTTTAGGGCATTAAAGCCTAAAAAGATATGCTTTTGGTTTGTATCGTTAATGTATGTTTGTATGTTATTAAATGCCTCGCGATACAATAAACCTTGATAACCTTGATTTTGAGTTATTAATCTTTTTGTGAAGTTGGTGTAGTAAGAATCTAGTTTATTCCAGAATTTGAGATAG is drawn from Psychroserpens sp. NJDZ02 and contains these coding sequences:
- a CDS encoding PD-(D/E)XK nuclease family protein, which produces MRNFIQDVLNDLKKNDADFSQLIFILPSRRAGVFLRRELSLIISETIFAPKIVSIESFVEELSLLKSVSNTELLFEFYNTYLELTPSAEQENFETFTKWAQIILQDFNEIDRYLIPQKKIFDYLKAIKDIEHWSLQTEQTEVVSNYLKFWNKLDSYYTNFTKRLITQNQGYQGLLYREAFNNIQTYINDTNQKHIFLGFNALNEAEESIIQELLQNNLASVYWDTDKTFVDNPIHDAGLFLRQHKKSWKHFKTNPFNWTNNNYTDQKNISVFGVPKNIGQAKAIGSILEDLSTHDASLKNTAIVLGDENLLIPVLNSIPNSVDTLNITMGFPLKTIPLASLFEHLFTLQKKNSTTFYYKDVISILSHQYIQPLFKNSNAVNLIEVINKNNLVYLTVTQLKSICVEESELITLLFSNWSNNPNTGLNSCFTIIKTIKEHLSVDKQENQLGLEYLYRFNILFNEVLRLNETYKHIKDIKGLYSIYKELLSSETLDFQGEPLQGLQIMGMLESRVLDFETVIISNVNEGILPSGKTNNSFIPFDVKLENKLPTYKEKDAVYTYHFYHLLQRAKKVYILYNTEIDTLVGGEKSRFINQLELENIHQINHKILTPKVPNYQKELAIIPKTELVISQLKEIARKGFSPSSLTSYVRNPIDFYYQKLLGISDLEEVEETIAANTLGTVVHNTLEALYLPFINQLLTVEKVKALIPNIDSNITKYFKEEYKEGDMTKGKNLIVFEIAKRYVLNFLNLEIDTLKKGNAIKIISLEAKTENISVQIDGLDFPIQLRGTVDRIDEFNGVTRIIDYKTGKVDQSKVSVIEWDKLITDYDKYSKSFQVLMYAYMLHKKNLTNLPLEAGIISFKNLSEGFIKFTKKESSHSKNKDTLITEETLKEFEIQLKNLILDIFNSEIDFIEKEV